A genome region from Candidatus Binataceae bacterium includes the following:
- a CDS encoding isochorismatase family protein: MRAWDRYLSERDRELFPAEGRAGGFGHKPALVIIDVTYAFTGEGEPIRESIKRYPLSCGEEAWSAIRHTQHLLQAARAAHIPIYYTITGYREDAADEGAWRRGHPEGVHPMSVEGSKGTQIVAELAPAPGEFVIAKKKPSAFFGTPLVSYLIDRQVDTLIVTGCTTSGCVRSSVLDAFSLNYKIVVPEECSFDRGEASHAINLYDMQRKYADVIPTQQVIDYLQARVSHPATAPRPAAVLR, translated from the coding sequence ATGCGAGCATGGGATCGCTATCTGAGCGAGCGCGACCGCGAGCTGTTTCCGGCCGAGGGGCGCGCGGGTGGTTTCGGCCATAAGCCGGCCCTAGTGATAATCGACGTCACCTACGCCTTCACCGGCGAGGGCGAGCCGATTCGCGAGTCCATCAAGCGCTATCCACTGAGCTGCGGCGAAGAGGCCTGGAGCGCGATTCGGCACACCCAGCACCTACTCCAGGCAGCACGCGCGGCACATATTCCTATTTATTATACCATTACCGGCTATCGCGAGGACGCAGCCGACGAAGGGGCTTGGCGCCGCGGTCATCCCGAAGGTGTTCACCCGATGAGCGTCGAAGGCAGCAAGGGCACCCAAATTGTAGCCGAGCTGGCGCCGGCGCCAGGCGAATTTGTAATCGCCAAGAAAAAGCCCAGCGCCTTCTTCGGCACCCCGCTGGTCTCCTATCTGATCGATCGCCAGGTGGACACCCTGATCGTCACCGGATGCACCACCAGCGGCTGCGTGCGTAGCTCGGTGTTGGACGCCTTCTCGCTCAACTACAAGATCGTCGTGCCCGAGGAATGCTCGTTCGATCGCGGCGAGGCCTCGCACGCGATCAATCTTTACGACATGCAGCGCAAGTATGCCGACGTGATCCCCACGCAGCAGGTAATCGACTATCTGCAAGCGCGCGTCAGCCACCCCGCGACCGCGCCTCGCCCGGCCGCGGTCCTGAGGTAG
- a CDS encoding D-2-hydroxyacid dehydrogenase family protein — MKVAVLDDYQNTVRNLRAFAGAAGHQVTIYNDHTKDIDELARRLADTEALALIRERTPVSAPLLERLPRLRIISQTSVYPHIDVAACTRRGVVVCSHMGGGAPSYSTAELTWGLIIAAMRRIPQEVAALKAGRWQGASIGIGLRGKTLGIYGYGRIGAVVAGYGKQFGMKVLAWGRENSRTKAAADGFAVAPDRATFFSQADVVSLHLRMIPETRGIVSAADLARMKPTSLLVNTSRAGLIEPGALVAALRAGRPGMAAVDVFEEEPVVGGSHPLLAMENVVCTPHLGYVEQDNLESMFNAIFSQINAFAQGHPINVVNPEALTARA, encoded by the coding sequence ATGAAAGTTGCGGTACTCGACGATTATCAGAATACGGTCAGGAACCTGCGTGCCTTCGCCGGCGCGGCGGGCCATCAGGTGACCATTTACAACGATCATACCAAGGACATCGATGAGCTGGCGCGCCGGCTAGCCGATACCGAGGCGCTGGCGCTAATTCGCGAACGCACGCCCGTAAGCGCCCCCTTACTGGAGCGGCTGCCGCGGCTGCGGATTATAAGCCAGACCAGCGTTTACCCCCATATCGATGTGGCGGCCTGCACCCGGCGCGGTGTAGTGGTCTGCTCCCACATGGGGGGCGGCGCCCCCTCCTATTCGACCGCCGAACTGACCTGGGGCCTGATTATCGCCGCGATGCGGCGAATCCCGCAGGAGGTCGCCGCGCTTAAGGCTGGACGGTGGCAGGGTGCCAGCATCGGGATTGGGCTGCGCGGCAAGACCCTGGGGATTTACGGCTATGGCCGGATCGGCGCGGTGGTGGCCGGCTACGGTAAGCAATTTGGGATGAAGGTCCTGGCCTGGGGCCGCGAAAATTCACGGACCAAGGCGGCCGCCGATGGTTTCGCCGTGGCCCCCGACCGCGCCACGTTCTTCTCCCAGGCCGACGTCGTCAGCCTGCATCTGCGTATGATCCCGGAAACCCGCGGAATTGTCAGCGCCGCCGATCTTGCCCGGATGAAGCCGACCTCGTTGCTGGTTAATACCAGCCGCGCCGGCCTGATCGAGCCCGGCGCGTTGGTGGCGGCTTTGCGCGCCGGCCGTCCCGGGATGGCGGCGGTGGACGTCTTCGAAGAGGAGCCGGTGGTGGGCGGGAGCCATCCACTGTTGGCGATGGAGAACGTGGTGTGCACTCCCCATCTGGGTTATGTGGAGCAGGACAACCTGGAGTCGATGTTCAACGCCATCTTCTCTCAGATCAATGCTTTCGCCCAGGGTCATCCGATCAACGTGGTCAATCCCGAGGCGCTGACCGCGCGCGCCTGA
- a CDS encoding ferredoxin family protein, whose product MAFVITRLCIDHVDTSCVAVCPVDCIYTYTGSDRERFPNQLYINPDQCIDCGACAPECPWEAIFDAPSVPEVFSADTALNALTTELADDFKVQRHENNTAPTPEEVAANKAKWGWTE is encoded by the coding sequence ATGGCATTCGTAATTACCCGATTGTGTATCGATCACGTCGACACTTCATGCGTGGCAGTCTGCCCGGTGGATTGCATCTATACCTACACCGGAAGCGATCGCGAGCGTTTCCCTAACCAGCTCTATATCAATCCCGACCAATGCATCGATTGTGGCGCCTGCGCCCCGGAATGTCCGTGGGAGGCGATTTTCGACGCCCCCTCGGTGCCCGAGGTCTTCAGCGCCGACACCGCGCTCAATGCTCTGACCACCGAACTGGCCGACGATTTCAAGGTCCAGCGGCACGAGAACAATACCGCGCCCACGCCCGAGGAGGTCGCGGCCAACAAAGCAAAGTGGGGATGGACCGAATAG
- a CDS encoding 3-oxoacid CoA-transferase subunit A, giving the protein MINKIVASFDQAVADMRDGALILVGGFGGPADCANYLMAAVARRGVKNLTIVGNHGGRGSEFMGLVRGRMKEIMHWPEDSYDPGLLVERGQVRKGILAFPAAVGHVTTPFEEGVMAGRIELELVGQGTIAERVRAAKAGIAAFYTPTGVGTFVAEGKEVREFDGRPYLLERALKGDFSLIRAHKADRFGNLVYRNSARTFNATMAGASTVTVAEVDEVVELGQLDPETIVTPGVYVQRVVVRPSSPRPWNEPM; this is encoded by the coding sequence ATGATCAATAAAATTGTCGCAAGCTTCGATCAGGCAGTCGCCGATATGCGCGACGGCGCGCTGATTCTGGTAGGCGGTTTTGGCGGTCCCGCCGACTGCGCCAACTACCTGATGGCGGCGGTAGCTCGGCGTGGGGTCAAGAACCTGACCATCGTCGGCAATCACGGCGGGCGCGGGTCGGAGTTCATGGGCCTGGTGCGCGGCCGGATGAAAGAGATCATGCATTGGCCCGAGGATTCTTATGACCCCGGCCTCCTGGTCGAGCGCGGCCAGGTTCGCAAGGGGATCCTGGCTTTTCCTGCGGCGGTTGGCCACGTCACCACTCCCTTCGAGGAGGGCGTGATGGCGGGCCGAATCGAGCTGGAGTTGGTGGGCCAGGGCACCATCGCCGAGCGTGTGCGAGCGGCCAAGGCCGGGATCGCCGCCTTCTACACCCCCACCGGGGTAGGGACGTTTGTGGCCGAGGGCAAAGAGGTGCGCGAGTTCGACGGCCGCCCCTACCTGCTTGAGCGCGCGCTAAAGGGGGATTTCTCACTAATCCGTGCCCACAAGGCCGATCGCTTCGGCAACCTGGTCTATCGCAACTCGGCGCGAACCTTCAACGCCACCATGGCCGGCGCCTCCACTGTCACGGTGGCCGAGGTCGACGAAGTGGTAGAATTGGGCCAGCTTGATCCCGAAACAATCGTCACCCCGGGAGTTTACGTCCAGCGAGTGGTGGTGCGCCCTTCAAGCCCACGCCCCTGGAACGAGCCGATGTAA
- a CDS encoding NAD(P)H-dependent oxidoreductase — MNRQVAVLAGSLRKNSFNRMTAKALVALAPAGLQLEILEIGQLTLYNQDQEEAGPPLAWQEFRARVRASDAVLFVTPEYNRSVPGVLKNALDVASRPYGQSAWEGKPGAIVSVSPGAMGGFGANQHLRQSCVFLNVPVMQQPEAYVGGAAALFDPAGNLINDSTRLFLKGFMEAYARWIEQLLTGH, encoded by the coding sequence TTGAACCGTCAAGTAGCCGTGTTGGCAGGCAGCTTGCGAAAAAACTCCTTCAATCGCATGACCGCGAAGGCCCTGGTAGCCCTAGCACCGGCTGGGCTCCAGTTGGAAATCCTGGAAATCGGCCAACTTACGCTCTACAACCAGGACCAGGAGGAAGCTGGGCCGCCGCTGGCGTGGCAGGAGTTCCGCGCCCGCGTGCGCGCCTCCGACGCGGTGCTGTTCGTGACGCCGGAATACAATCGCTCGGTGCCAGGGGTGCTCAAGAATGCGCTCGACGTGGCGTCGCGGCCCTACGGACAGAGCGCGTGGGAGGGCAAGCCGGGCGCGATCGTGAGCGTCAGCCCCGGTGCGATGGGTGGTTTCGGCGCCAATCAGCATCTACGCCAGTCGTGCGTTTTCCTCAACGTTCCTGTGATGCAGCAACCCGAGGCCTACGTAGGCGGCGCGGCGGCCTTGTTCGACCCCGCCGGCAATCTTATCAATGACAGCACCCGGCTCTTTCTCAAGGGTTTCATGGAGGCCTATGCCCGCTGGATTGAGCAGCTCTTGACCGGTCATTGA
- a CDS encoding agmatinase family protein: MAGIEGPFWKLRADLSKQPKREPGPINLQRYTGSMAYSGIATFMGLPLALTPEDLKAGKVEVAIVGAPVDTSFGHRGAQYGPRYIRADERTVPYIPAMLQNPDTRVKPFEVLTVVDYGDAAVDPLDLKASCDEIRGVVKEIAATGAVPIVLGGDHTILWPDAAAIADVYGPGKVGVVHFDCHVDCAESVMGHNIAHGTPIRRLIQDEHVPGKNFVQVGLHSFLVPDDELLAWMLKNGLRSHHMAEIERLGFDAVLNRAIDEALDGPEYLYVSVDVDVMDPAFAPGTGTPEPGGLTPREILPAIRRICHETPVVGFEVVEVAPLLDPGITTVMNARRIILEALTGLAQRKLGIKEKNYLDPVMAGKTRSMVRGTKPGGGRSNKK; the protein is encoded by the coding sequence ATGGCTGGAATAGAGGGACCATTCTGGAAGCTGCGTGCGGACCTTAGCAAGCAGCCCAAGCGCGAGCCGGGCCCGATTAATCTTCAGCGTTATACGGGCTCGATGGCCTACAGCGGAATCGCCACCTTCATGGGATTACCATTGGCGTTGACGCCGGAGGACCTCAAGGCCGGCAAAGTGGAAGTTGCCATCGTAGGTGCACCGGTCGATACCAGCTTCGGCCATCGTGGCGCCCAGTACGGCCCGCGCTACATTCGCGCCGATGAGCGCACGGTACCCTACATTCCCGCGATGCTCCAAAATCCCGATACCCGCGTCAAACCCTTCGAAGTCCTGACAGTAGTCGATTACGGCGATGCCGCCGTCGATCCGCTCGACCTGAAGGCCTCGTGCGATGAAATCCGCGGGGTGGTCAAAGAGATCGCCGCGACCGGCGCGGTTCCGATCGTGCTTGGCGGCGACCATACCATCCTGTGGCCGGACGCAGCCGCCATCGCCGATGTGTACGGACCGGGCAAGGTTGGCGTGGTTCACTTCGATTGTCACGTGGACTGCGCCGAAAGCGTCATGGGACATAACATCGCCCACGGAACGCCAATCCGCCGGCTCATCCAGGACGAACACGTTCCGGGGAAAAACTTCGTCCAGGTCGGTTTACACAGCTTCCTGGTCCCCGACGACGAACTGTTGGCCTGGATGCTCAAGAACGGCCTGCGCTCTCATCACATGGCGGAGATCGAGCGGCTGGGCTTCGATGCGGTTTTGAACCGGGCGATCGACGAAGCCCTGGACGGTCCCGAATATCTGTATGTCTCGGTTGACGTCGACGTGATGGACCCAGCCTTCGCGCCCGGCACCGGCACTCCGGAACCCGGCGGTCTGACCCCGCGCGAAATCCTCCCTGCCATCCGGCGGATCTGTCACGAGACTCCGGTGGTGGGATTTGAGGTAGTGGAGGTGGCGCCGCTGCTCGACCCGGGGATCACCACGGTCATGAACGCCCGGCGGATAATTCTCGAAGCGCTCACCGGGTTGGCGCAACGCAAGCTGGGTATCAAGGAAAAGAATTACCTCGACCCCGTCATGGCCGGCAAAACCAGATCGATGGTCCGCGGCACGAAGCCCGGAGGCGGCCGGTCAAACAAAAAATAG
- a CDS encoding CoA-transferase: MAGDRLEPRALALRVVKEFQDGMLVNLGSGMPTLCGMFLPPDKEILLHAENGLIGYGPTVENASEADLTLINAGVQPVKPRPGMAIVDHAESFAIIRGGHIDISVLGAHVVSEFGDLANNTTPGKQVGSLGGGQDLAFCAKKVIVMMTHTDKHGRPKLVKQCAYRLTAPRCVDLVITDIAVLEIDEQGLTLVEVLPGWTPAEVQELSEPHLRISPHLREMELV; this comes from the coding sequence ATGGCGGGCGATCGATTGGAGCCACGCGCGCTGGCGCTGCGAGTGGTCAAGGAATTTCAAGACGGAATGCTCGTCAATCTGGGCTCTGGCATGCCCACCCTGTGCGGGATGTTTCTGCCCCCAGACAAGGAGATCTTGCTGCATGCCGAAAACGGCCTGATCGGTTACGGACCGACGGTGGAAAACGCGAGCGAGGCTGACCTGACCCTGATCAACGCGGGGGTGCAGCCAGTCAAACCGCGGCCCGGGATGGCGATCGTCGATCATGCCGAGAGCTTCGCGATCATTCGCGGCGGCCATATCGACATCTCGGTCCTGGGCGCCCACGTGGTCTCGGAATTCGGCGATCTGGCCAACAATACCACCCCAGGCAAACAGGTCGGCAGCCTGGGCGGCGGACAGGACCTGGCCTTTTGCGCCAAGAAGGTCATCGTCATGATGACGCATACCGACAAGCACGGGCGACCCAAGCTGGTAAAGCAATGCGCCTACCGACTGACCGCGCCCCGATGTGTGGATCTGGTGATCACCGACATCGCAGTTCTGGAAATCGACGAGCAAGGCCTCACTCTGGTGGAGGTCCTGCCAGGATGGACGCCAGCCGAAGTCCAAGAGCTGAGTGAACCGCACCTGCGCATCAGTCCCCACCTGCGGGAGATGGAATTGGTTTAG